Below is a genomic region from Primulina eburnea isolate SZY01 chromosome 9, ASM2296580v1, whole genome shotgun sequence.
tgatgtgtctctaatgatttataatcctagtccctctcccgagttataagattaatcaaacaacaaacaatttatggccagtaaattgcagtgcagtaaacgcagagaacacaattaaacgaaagcggAATTCAATCACATAAACAACGGTGTCAAGTCATCGTATCaacagagttacgtcattctctagaatgggaatttagttcatcacgaaatctagATAAACACAATGCATGTTTGTTAATTCAGACATTGAGTTACACGAAAATATAAAAACGAAAGataaaagacaaatccgaagtgtcgtctctgtgtccagatccgtcgttcttcgtatctgTGATCGATCTTCGCGTTCTGGATCTTCGTCTCTTGATTTCTCCAGCCCTCCGAGGTGTTTTATCTCCCAAAACGGCTGCCTCTCCTGAATGACCTAAGAATCGTGCTTTTTATACATTTCTGGACTCGCGGCGCGCGCTATGGCGCATGAAGTGGCGCGATGGCGCGCATGGTGTTGCTCATCTGCCGAGTGCTAGCTCGCGCGGGTGCGCGAGAGTTGGCGCGATGGCGCGTCTGTCTCGGGTCTGCGCGCGCGGGTGCGCGAGATCTGGCGCTGGCGCGCGCTGCTCTCGGGTTTTCTGCTGCATCTTTGTGCGCGCGATAGCGCGTGTTTTGGCGCTGTGGCGCGCGCACCACTGGTCATTCGCTTGTATCGGTGCGCGCGAATGCGCAAGAGTtggcgcgatggcgcgcgcACCACTGTCGATCATCATGCATCTCATTGCGCAcggctgcgcgtgatctcgcgcgGGCGCGCGCGAGGTTCTGTCCGAGGGTTCATGGCATTTCATTGTTCTCTTGGTTCACTTGGCTTCGTGATCGCTATTTTcaccattcctgaaatgacaacaaaaacaaaccaaaaaacgcataattctgttcgaaacaagcataattcaaaatggattctaatataaattaagtgcaaaacttgcacttatcaaaccccccaaacttgaacttttgctagtcccgagcaaaatagaaTAACAGCTAATAAAGAAATACGCAAATTACTAAAGTCATGGATATGCGAAAAGTGATATTGACCTCCGACTCATCTAATTTCATGTAATTCAtgatttcccaagagtcacgtgtgtgtgtgatatgtcaatgttcgtttaccccatcgaatgctcaaatagagttgtaatgcccattcgccttacagaatcaagaaatcctcagttcagttcaacttACACAACATCAACATTTGCATtcacagatcacataggactttTTCGGTGATTATTTGGCTCGAAAGATGATCAACACAAGTATGCCAAAGATGAAATCACAAAATGAGGtgcttgcaagcaagtgattaGAGTCTATACTCGTAGACAatgtttttcaggtatccataagcttgatttgaacaacttttctccactagtatattggataaatgtgacaaggttaataggtcttgtaggcttgtaacgttaggccacggctcacggctacaataaaaggtatggaattcaaaatttgagagaaataattgaacttcatcaacttcactcattttcattttcttttcaacCACCCTCcactttattgttttcttttcattcatatccttcatttcccatattttctttttcaccacttttgattcacattttttttttcttttgaacttCTTTCAACACATttaactttttcttttcttttcaaggagtatttgaatcattacaacacccatgaacttatttctctcaaaattaggtAGGACagtaagtgtataagcttcattaggtagtCGTTGTGGGAAGTAGAATAAATACAAGGGGGCTaattgtgtgtcattgacacataccacttgatttttttagttggctcaaaatgggacactagggatatatcatgttcatttggtaggctcgaaggctcaaaacggttccaaagatcgcctaaatcattcctatgtcacatgttatccgtatttcgcctcgaaaagtgttcaaacaagttctagacttccgtcaatccattagtcaactcatacaaaccaatcacatgcaattttcagcaaaaatgatatatgaaataggtgcacgaagAAAATTTAAGCATCTCAAAAACTTCGAGTCTcaaagggctacaattgacagtaaCAAAGAAAACAGGCCCAAAGATATTGTGAAAAACCGCCTAGATCATTTCTATGTTTGTaaaagtgtcaatcaatgtcatgcaagaattACCAAAAATCAGATATCCGTCGTCTGTTTAGCATCACAGGCATAcaacttgtctctaagcaacAATAGTATCAACGAACACGACAGTGCAAAATATTTGTGACGCTTAGGTTCTAATGAACACATATAAATTTCAGGATCGCAATTAAGTTTTCATCATCGGTCACACATTTTACTTACATGACTTTTCCTAACAAATATAGAAtgcaataataaaaataataataaaaaaatcaaactaactactgtgcaaaataaaaaaaaattcagaaaaattCTAACAAGCAATTTGttaccccccaaacttaaagtatgcattgtcctcaatgtatataaataaagaatatgacaacacatacctcgctCCCGAATGTCAGAACTCGGGGCTCGAGTTGTTGTCCGCAGCATCTGAGTCATCCATTTCCATGGGCTGCGGCGGTGATAGATCTGGTGGTGGGTAAAATTAACAACTCAGgacgtaaaataaaataaaataataaaaacaaaatgaatgctaaagaaaataaattgtgggttgcctcccacacagcgcttggtttaacgtcatcagcccgactaTACCCATCCTGTTCATGGTGGATTGTATGCTATCTTGGATGCCTTTATTTCCACAAGCTGACCTTCAACTTCCATGGTCATCTTTCTTCGTTTCACGTCAATAATAGCTCCTGCAGTAGCCAAAAATGGTCGTCCTAAAATAGCACGAACATTCTGACTGTTCCCCATGTCAAGCACCACAAAATTAGCTAAAAGCCTTATTTTATCAATCTtaagttcaacatcttccacaaCACCTAGCGGTGTCCTGATCGATTTATCCGCCATTTGCAAACTTAGTCCTGTGGGTTTGATCACACTCAGTCCAAGTTTCTCGTAGAGAAAACTTGGCATTACATTCACGCTCGCTCCCGAATCACATATAGCTTTTTCCACTAATTGCCCTCTTATTTCACATGGTATAACAAATTCTCCGTGGTCTTGCAGCTTCTGAGGAAGACTTCCTTGCATGCCCTTATTCTCTCCTCCAGTGATTGCCACCTCTTCCTTCTCTGTAGACTGAATGTTAGagtgtaggttcttgagatcttcaagacctttttttttttgaaactcagcctgtaattgtAAATATCTCTGGGGGtagggaagtaaagaaatatcaatgcattgatttgactcaTACCTCTCAGATTTCTTACCTCGGGTTCTTTTGCTTGGAGTTGGCTTTTCATTCGGAACTTGTGTGAGTTCAACCTCCTTCTCTTCGCTGCCTAACATACCAATCTCCTCATGCTGCATAAAAATGGCATTCACCTCTCTCAGATTTGGATCTGCAGTCTTTTGTACTACGCCTGACGGTTGAGACGTAAGTGCATTCGTTATCTGCCCCACTTGTGACTCCAGGATTTCAATGTCGCACCAATGCTCGCCATGTGTGTCTCAAGGTTGTCCAGTCTAGACTCAGTTCTAGACATTCTTTTACCAGATTCAACCACAAACGTTCCAACTAAATCTtcaaatgatggcttcccttccccatttgatgtgttgaaccccggtggaggattcaacacattcttattgtttgcataagaaaaattttcatggtttCGCAAACCAGggtgataagtattagggggagggttacctcgatatccgccAAAGCCTCCAAAGTTCTTGTTGTTGATGTATTGCACTTCTTCAGGAATAGGCGACTCTTCGGCAGTCACCAGTGCTACATCAGACGTAGACTGGCCTGCTTTGTTCATTGCTGCAATCTGTGTGGTCAATGCTGAAACCTGTGCAGTAAGTGATGTGATTGGATCCACGGCATAAACTCCAGCAGTCCTCTTCACTCCAGATCTTTCAGATGGCCACTGGTAGCTGTTTATGGTCATCTGCTCAAGCAAGTCATAGGCTTGAGCAGGGGActtggcaaagatcgtgccacctgcCGCTGCATCCACAGTTGTACGCGTTTGACCATTCAATCCATTATAGAAAAACTCGATTtgcacccagtcttcaaaaccatggttcgGGCATTTCCTCAACAGCTCCTTGTATCTCTCCCATGCCTCATACAGTTGCTCCAATTCAGTCTGCCGAAACGTGCTAATCTCtatcttcaactgtgcagactttgcagggggAAAGTATTTTGCCAGAAATTTTGTCGCCAACTCCTCCCATGTTGTGATACTTCCCAAGGGAAGCGATTgcagccatcctcttgcttgatccctgagagaaaaaggaaacaagcgcagtcgaataatatcatcagaaacaccattcatttTTACCGTATCTGTAATCTCcaagaatgttctgagatgtagatgaggatctgaagtagtggctcccccaaactggttctgttgaaccatgtttatcaatgcgggCTTAAGCTCGAAATTGTTGGCGTTGATGTTTCCTCGAGCAATGCCAGAATAATGcgtgttgatcactggtcggaagtgatctctgattGGTATAGCCTCAGGCGGCATCTGTCGGTCGTTTTCTCTGTTATCAGCCATCGCTTTGATTTCTTCCCTTCTcgcttttcttaatcttctcgcAGTTCGCTCGATCTCCGGATAAAAAATAAGCAAATCAGGGCTGTGCGATCTTAGCATGCATTGTCAAACAGAAAAAGTGAATAAatcaaaaatgaaataaaataaaatatctaaattaaaatctagactaattggtaacaattctgatataaattcaaatttgacactccccggcaacggcgccaaaaacttgttgcgtgttttcactaccgcaagtatacggtgtcaagttttagtactggttagagtacaggtatcgatcccacgaggagtgtgtataaaaatgtatatcaattcttgtaattaaaatagcctagactttatctagaaaaatcaataatcagttttgtttgtttaaacgaattaattgaaagcaatgaataaattaaatcaccggattgagagataataatgagagaaagtatctagagaaatgatttcacaaagtttccacgataattattcacagtttaatttatattcctgaattccaatcgattaatggccaagaacacttagattgttttattctccctttcccaagtgacgaataaagtgtatctatcaacttcgattcaattattcctaattagaatctacgtttcatagataagcgcatacaatgttcttactaggcctcgctaaagttatacgccttccgaacgctataaacattcaacgatgtgtctctaatgatctataatcctagtccctctcccgagttataagattaatcaaacaacaaacaatttatggccagtaaattgcagtgcagtaaacgcagagaacacaattaaacgaaagcggAATTCAATCACATAAACAACGGTGTCAAGTCATCGTATCAACAGAGTcacgtcattctctagaatgggaatttagttcatcacgaaatctagATAAACACAATGCATGTTTGTTAATTCAGACATTGAGTTACACGAAAATATAAAAACGAAAGataaaagacaaatccgaagtgtcgtctctgtgtccagatccgtcgttcttcgtatctgTGATCGATCTTCGCGTTCTGGATCTTCGTCTCTTGATTTCTCCAGCCCTCCGAGGTGTTTTCTCTCCCAAAACGGCTGCCTCTCCTGAATGACCTAAGAATCGCGCTTTTTATACATTTCTGGACTCGCGGCGCGCGCTATGGCGCATGAAGTGGCGCGATGGCGCGCATGGTGTTGCTCATCTGCCGAGTGCTAGCTCGCGCGGGTGCGCGAGAGTTGGCGCGATGGCGCGTCTGTCTCGGGTCTGCGTGCGCGGGTGCGCGAGATCTGGCGCTGGCGCGCGCTGCTCTCGGGTTTTCTGCTGCATCTTTGTGCGCGCGATAGCACGTGTTTTGGCGCTGTGGCGCGCGCACCACTGGTCATTCGCTTGTATCGGTGCGCGCGAATGCGCAAGAGTtggcgcgatggcgcgcgcACCACTGTCGATCATCATGCATCTCattgcgcgcggctgcgcgtgatctcgcgcgGGCGCGCGCGAGGTTCTGTCCGAGGGTTCATGGCATTTCATTGTTCTCTTGGTTCACTTGGCTTCGTGATCGCTATTTTcaccattcctgaaatgacaacaaaaacaaaccaaaaaacgcataattctgttcgaaacaagtataattcaaaatggattctaatataaattaagtgcaaaacttgcacttatcagccaaccactccaaaaagcaacttaaaatctcgcccatacctagaccgcgggtgcgtcaacacaagggccgcgggtgcgctgagctcacggcaaTCCACAAAAATTCTGAACTACTAACACCgtgggtgcggcgctgcaagcaccgcgggtgcggtgcacaccgcgggtgcggtccctgcatcacCGCAgttgcggtgatgctacggctcTCCAACTCAAAAATCTgcacagtcgaccgcgggtgcactccttgcactaccgcgggtgcggtctcctctcggccaagaaacaaaccaaagcaactaaaatcgatccgaaactctgaaacgaacaactaacaacaactaacacctcaagaacaataataaccaataatactatagcccaaaacacaactctaaacatctaatcatataacccaattaacaaacgaaacttaaatcgtaccgtacaccgggctcggctattacaagaACTTCTTATTCTGTTtgttcagtcagaggatcaactgattcaagattatgtgcttcagtttgagcttcCTGAGCAACtgactgaatgatttcatcgataTTGGCGAAGGTCAGTTCGGTCTCAGAGTACATATGTTGATTCCCGGCTGTTTTTTGTGGAACCTGCTGGGCTGATTTTTCAGCAATGATTTCTTCAGAAGATTCATTCTGCTGAGGTGATGAAGATTTGTATTCctctgttcctgaagatttttcTGGAAGAACAAGTTCTTGATCTTGTTCCCAAAACCTTATTTCCCTCTGTAGGCCACTAAGATCTGCAtccagttgagtgaacacagctctatctTGATATGCAGTTGGCCCTGTGGGGTTGTAGTTTTCTTTTAACTTTCTAACCATCTTAGTCAGTTGATTAGCccgtatttgatcaaagaaatattgtCTCCTTTCCAGTGCTTGAATAATGGTAGCAGCTTTAACTACCTTCAAAACTATCTTTTCTAGTTTAATAAACGTCTTCAGTTGGGATTTGTGCTtcagtttcttggcaaaaatttcGGTCCTGAAGCTTTTCCCACGGTCAAAAGCTGTGATTTTTGATGTGGCAAATGTATTGACCTCTTCCCAAATTAGatcgatatgagtttgaattgtgtGAGATGGCCTTGGCTCCTCCTCAAGCTTGCCTTTTCCCTTCTCCGTGGTTAGAATATGAGGAATTTGTAAGCCAGGTTTTGTAGACTCCGCTGGTTCCTTCAATGTGACGCCTTTCGGTCTAGCCCTAGGTAAAATAGTGGGTTGATTTACACGAGTGAAGGGGACTTTTACTCTAGTGAGTATCTTTTCAGTTGGAACTGTATCATCAGGAGGGATGACCTGCAATGGAATCGCCTGAATAGGCTTTTCAGCAGCTGACTGGGACAGTTTCTCAGTAATGGTTGGTTCCACTGCTGGTATTGGTTTGGTTCTTTGTGTCCTTGGCTTCTTGATAAGTTTGGGAGATGGAGTTTTCTTagaatctgattcactgagaatcagttttcactttgtagccttcagttgggccagggtcttggctttcttgactgatttaggagcagcttgctgcatcccaatctccttcttgacttTTACGAATTGTTTAGGCGAGAGATCCATCTTGATTTTTGGTGGCAATACATTCTTGGCAGTGAATATcttaaattttgagaatttttCGGCATTGTTAGCTACCAGTCCTTTGAGTTTCAGAATATAACTGATTGGAATAGCAAACCCCCTGGACTGTTTTGTTGATTGAAGCATATTCTTTAgaatgctgaaaataatgtaCCTCCAGTTGGATTTCTTCTCACCCATGATGATTgtcatcacctggaatttttcaAGAGTGAGAGCTGCATATGAGCCAGCTTTAGCTAAAATTCCCTTtgctacaatatcagccaacaactgaatttctggtttcagttctTTTTTTGGGTCGGAGACTTTGATTTTCCGCCCATCAGCAGATAATGAGGAttgcatttcctcaatatcGAATGTTTTAACTTCAGAGAAATTGACATATCCATCAGTCGGCAAGGAAAACATTTCCCCAAAGTTTTCTTCAGATAAGAtcagcaactgatcattgatagtgaCAGCGATGTTTCCTTCAATAGTAACATATCCTTTCAGATAGAATTCATTCACTTCCTTCTAGTATATTTCTTGTGAAGATTGTCCCAAGAACATTCTGAGCCCAGCAGATTCAATCTTCAGAAAGACATTTTTGATATCAGCTTCTTGAATTGATAAAACTGAGTCAAAATCGATTGCCATGGCATTCATCACGTGAGCAGGGATCTGATTAGCCATTTCGGAAGGTGAGATGATCTGAAATTCGTAGAAAATAAGCTTTGGAAATTAGTATGCTCTTAGAACTGATTGTATGCGTGAAGGAGAAGAACTGAAGCGGGTATAGTACATTTGagcgtgactgttcaaattctggacacgtgtcagtccatgaaaattttgaataaaaaataagtgtacgtgtgctgtaatcgTGTGTATAATGGTTAGCGGTTTTAAAGTAAGCCACGTCGTCAATCTGCAGTCACGTCAATTGATttagaatataataaattttaattagttaacgtaTGTGAGATGATTTGTAAACAATCCAACTGAACGGtcagttgggaaactgattcatttcagttgagaagttacaaacaactgtcttctcagttaaccttttaaaattaatattccccctaaattggtgcataaaataattaaagtagtgctacaaaataattttaagagtgCGAGAAGTTATTGGTCTTGCTGAACCGTTGACGACTCTTCAGCTTTCTtgatattctcctataaatagaaataaatcaattagttttagacatatcatccaaaatattcaaaaatgtcTGATACGGGTGACTCAAGTCTTTCTCCCTTTTCTGTAGAGGCCAGGAAGGCTGAgattgaagacgaagtcttctaTGAAAGTTTGCATTACTGGGAGCGATTGCAGGAGCTTGAGCTCTTGTACAATTCTGGAGAGGCCACCACTCCTGAATTGGTGGCAGAACTGAATCAAGTGCGAGAGCACTTGAATATTGCTGTatgggtggacgtcttcaaggatggtcacatgtatcagctgatgctccgcAAGGAATTGAAGATTCTAAGGCGCATAGCTCATTCTCACAGCTTTCTCATGACTGCTCCTTCTTCTTTATCTGTTTGGctgaaattttggataattgttgtGGAGAATAAATATGATGATGTAATCCAGACCAACCTTTataagtaatgaaatatttatctgaTTTTAACTCTGTTTTTCTGCAAGTGATATATTTCATCAGTTGTGACATAAACTGATGAGAAACTAATTGTCATATGTTGATCATGAACTGGGACTATTTAAACAATTATAACAGAATTCAAAATGGTGTCAGTTGACTATGAACAACTGACAACTTAAAGTCCTTGGTAAATGTGAAAGAAGCATTAATTTTCGTGAGACTCTTCAGCTTCTCCAAcgtcattttcctataaataagatgatagtaataaaaatgtgatgcaatatcagttcaaaaatatttcaatatgtctgattctgatgcatgcagcatCACTCATGTTCATGTTACTGAGCAGTCAACCCCTCGTTTAACAAATATCAAGAGAAAGATGGAGATATATGTCTTTTAGAAGGTGATGTCAACATGGGAAAAGATTCATGAGTTGAAGAgggtgagtgacagtggtgctattcctactcgtgctcaggaggcaagagcattGAAGTACCTTGAACGTTTTGAAGTTAGACATGTTagggatttggttgaagacaaatgtcttttggaggcgatgctatggaaggagtggcatgttgttgataagatttcgaaatctagggcatttgctagagttcgaatttatgagttaaatgattgggttagggcgtggctagattcagttgattctatgatatcttctgtaaaatgggaacgttggtattcttaatgaagtgttatttttaatttgttgtgttcttattttcttcgtataattctgttagtgaagcaatattactaataatttctaagataaatcaattaaaccaagaatatttcgaaaataagaaaacttagcctcgggtaatggttttgtgaagatgtcagctgcttgctgttcagttgaaatatattctagtcgaatatccttctttaacgcatgatccctgatgaagtgatgtctgacatctatatgcttggtctttgagtgaagaactggattgtaagtgatggcaattgtgctggtattatcacaaaatatggacGATTCAGTTGAtgttactccataatccttcagttgttgctgaatccagatcagttgtgcacaacagctaccagcagcaagatattctgcttctgttgttgaggtagctatggatgtctgcttcttgctgaaccaagagatcagtctgtctcctaagaactgacaagatccacttgtacttttgcgatcaagcttacatcatgcataatctgcatctgagtatccaactaaattgaaggtggagtctttggaataccatagcccaacattttgcgtgttcttaagatatctcagaattcttttagcagctgagaaatgtgattgcttagggtttgcttgaaatctggcatacatacatacagcaaaaacaatatcaggccgactggctgttaggtataACAATGAACCTGTTAACCCTCTATATAATGTCGCCtccactgatattcccccttcgtcagtgtcta
It encodes:
- the LOC140840721 gene encoding uncharacterized protein, whose product is MADNRENDRQMPPEAIPIRDHFRPVINTHYSGIARGNINANNFELKPALINMIRDQARGWLQSLPLGSITTWEELATKFLAKYFPPAKSAQLKIEISTFRQTELEQLYEAWERYKELLRKCPNHGFEDWVQIEFFYNGLNGQTRTTVDAAAGGTIFAKSPAQAYDLLEQMTINSYQWPSERSGVKRTAGVYAVDPITSLTAQVSALTTQIAAMNKAGQSTSDVALVTAEESPIPEEVQYINNKNFGGFGGYRGVVQKTADPNLREVNAIFMQHEEIGMLGSEEKEVELTQVPNEKPTPSKRTRDLKNLHSNIQSTEKEEVAITGGENKGMQGSLPQKLQDHGEFVIPCEIRGQLVEKAICDSGASVNVMPSFLYEKLGLSVIKPTGLSLQMADKSIRTPLGVVEDVELKIDKIRLLANFVVLDMGNSQNVRAILGRPFLATAGAIIDVKRRKMTMEVEGQLVEIKASKIAYNPP